The following are from one region of the Staphylococcus argenteus genome:
- a CDS encoding PhzF family phenazine biosynthesis protein → MKIYNTTVFAYNNKGGNPCPVVLEADELSYDDMIDIAKKLKLEVGFILNSNNPSCEYEFKYFVPNKEMEMCVHATIACVTILKKNKYLDKNKFSVETLAGVLEIEIIGDDTDFKVKVKQGNPEISNQLIDKVDIAKALNVSVNQFTANPVKNISTSRFKTIIELKDVVTLNKLTPNYDYLWKVCDKIGSTGFYPFVKDEKNIYHARQFPNNTGYIEDSATGVAASALGIYS, encoded by the coding sequence ATGAAAATTTATAACACAACTGTTTTTGCGTATAATAATAAAGGTGGTAATCCTTGCCCGGTGGTGTTAGAAGCTGATGAATTATCATATGATGATATGATAGATATTGCCAAAAAACTGAAATTAGAAGTAGGTTTTATTCTTAATAGTAACAATCCTTCATGTGAGTATGAATTTAAATATTTTGTTCCAAATAAAGAAATGGAAATGTGCGTTCATGCGACTATAGCATGTGTAACTATTCTTAAAAAAAATAAGTACCTTGATAAAAATAAATTTTCAGTAGAGACATTGGCAGGTGTTTTAGAGATTGAGATTATAGGGGACGATACAGATTTCAAAGTCAAAGTAAAACAGGGCAATCCTGAAATTAGTAATCAGTTAATTGATAAAGTTGATATTGCTAAAGCGTTGAATGTATCTGTAAATCAATTTACAGCTAATCCTGTAAAGAACATTTCTACTTCTAGATTCAAAACAATTATTGAATTGAAGGATGTAGTGACATTAAATAAGTTAACACCTAATTACGATTACTTATGGAAAGTGTGTGATAAAATTGGATCGACTGGATTTTATCCATTTGTAAAAGATGAAAAGAATATATATCATGCCAGACAATTCCCTAACAACACAGGATACATAGAAGATTCTGCTACCGGTGTAGCAGCTTCAGCACTAGGAATTTATAGTTAA